One region of Hydrogenobaculum sp. Y04AAS1 genomic DNA includes:
- a CDS encoding 4Fe-4S dicluster domain-containing protein: MLMDIDRCIGCMSCEVACKQEKGLFQEGPRPMKVLRFEHYEEEQISYFMPMNCFHCDVAPCVYACPTSAMTKRDDGLVFVRDNLCIGCKACIIACPYGAISFNPETEKVVKCDFCINRLEKGLLPSCVTKCTTNCLYFVKVDYPIPQKHISKSFDVYNEFRLQEV; the protein is encoded by the coding sequence ATGCTTATGGATATAGATAGATGTATAGGATGTATGTCTTGCGAAGTGGCCTGCAAGCAAGAAAAGGGCCTTTTCCAAGAAGGACCAAGACCCATGAAGGTACTTAGATTTGAACATTACGAAGAAGAACAGATTTCTTACTTTATGCCTATGAACTGTTTTCACTGCGATGTAGCCCCTTGTGTATACGCTTGTCCCACTTCAGCTATGACAAAAAGAGATGACGGTCTTGTGTTTGTGAGGGATAACCTTTGTATAGGCTGTAAAGCTTGTATAATAGCCTGTCCTTACGGGGCTATAAGCTTTAACCCAGAAACTGAAAAAGTGGTAAAGTGTGATTTTTGTATAAACAGACTTGAAAAAGGGCTTTTACCCTCTTGTGTAACCAAGTGCACTACAAATTGCCTTTACTTTGTAAAAGTAGATTATCCTATACCTCAAAAACACATTTCCAAAAGCTTTGATGTTTACAATGAATTTAGACTGCAAGAAGTATAA